From the Quercus lobata isolate SW786 chromosome 6, ValleyOak3.0 Primary Assembly, whole genome shotgun sequence genome, one window contains:
- the LOC115994088 gene encoding organelle RRM domain-containing protein 6, chloroplastic-like isoform X1 produces MALLHSFPSQISLLQLQSHRQFPIPPSISPLISSISLSAPTNLHYPSLQSLRCSSSSSFSVHDASPFTKIFIKGLPQSMSEGRLQRTFSQFGEVSQVKMIMDTKSRQPLGFAYIWFTTEDSAELAVKEMNGKFFDGRFVYVTIAKPAPSKSWKRPYKF; encoded by the exons atgGCACTGTTACACTCTTTCCCATCCCAAATCTCATTGCTTCAACTTCAATCCCACAGACAATTCCCAATTCCACCATCAATCTCCCCACTAATTTCTTCAATATCACTCTCTGCACCAACCAATCTTCATTACCCATCCCTTCAATCACTTCGCTGTAGCTCAAGCTCGAGTTTTTCAGTACATGATGCGTCTCCTTTCACGAAAATCTTCATAAAAG GACTACCACAATCAATGTCTGAGGGACGTTTGCAGAGGACTTTTTCACAGTTTGGTGAAGTAAGCCAAG TGAAAATGATTATGGATACAAAATCCAGGCAGCCTTTAGGGTTTGCATATATCTGGTTTACTACAGAAGACTCTGCGGAATTGGCAGTGAAAGAGATGAATGGAAAG TTTTTTGATGGCAGGTTTGTTTATGTAACAATTGCAAAACCTGCACCATCCAAAAGTTGGAAGAGACCTTACAAGTTCTAA
- the LOC115994088 gene encoding organelle RRM domain-containing protein 6, chloroplastic-like isoform X2, which yields MSEGRLQRTFSQFGEVSQVKMIMDTKSRQPLGFAYIWFTTEDSAELAVKEMNGKFFDGRFVYVTIAKPAPSKSWKRPYKF from the exons ATGTCTGAGGGACGTTTGCAGAGGACTTTTTCACAGTTTGGTGAAGTAAGCCAAG TGAAAATGATTATGGATACAAAATCCAGGCAGCCTTTAGGGTTTGCATATATCTGGTTTACTACAGAAGACTCTGCGGAATTGGCAGTGAAAGAGATGAATGGAAAG TTTTTTGATGGCAGGTTTGTTTATGTAACAATTGCAAAACCTGCACCATCCAAAAGTTGGAAGAGACCTTACAAGTTCTAA